The window ATACTCCGGACGCATCTCGTCGTTATCGGTTCTCTCTGCCTTCTGATTCATACTGTCGTCGCTCCTTCGACGTTGGCTCTCGAGCGCTGATGATGCGCACGTCCTCGCCCTCGTCGCAATGTGAGACTACCAAAAGCCGCTGCCGATTGGAGTAGCCCATCGTGAGGTAGCGGTTCTCATCAACAGAATGGTCGGGATCATCTCTGGTGGCCGCCAGGGGATCCCCGAACACCGTCGAAGCTTCCTCGAACGACACGCCATGTTTACGGAGATTCGCCTCCGCCTTGCGAGAGTCGGACCGAAAGCGCACGCAGCCAACGTATCACATCATGAAGGTAGGATCACCACGGTGGGCTCGAAGTCGCGTTCACGTCGCATCCCGCCTGGGCTCACGCTCGTCCTCGATCAGGCGGGCGACGACCTCCATGTCTTCGGCGTCGAGCTGATGAAGGGCGCAAGCAGTTGCCCGACCAGAGATAGAGGCGCGAGTCCGTGGCGAGTGAACCTCGTCGCACCGGACCACGCAGTTCAGCTGGTTGGCGACGGGCGCTGACGTGATTCGG is drawn from Deltaproteobacteria bacterium and contains these coding sequences:
- a CDS encoding BrnT family toxin, with amino-acid sequence MRFRSDSRKAEANLRKHGVSFEEASTVFGDPLAATRDDPDHSVDENRYLTMGYSNRQRLLVVSHCDEGEDVRIISAREPTSKERRQYESEGRENR